A genome region from Nocardiopsis exhalans includes the following:
- a CDS encoding oxidoreductase, with protein sequence MSETNVSLPDLTGSTAVITGANSGLGLETAKVLARRGARVVLAVRDTAKGEEAACEVAGETEVRRLDLADLASVREFADEWKGDLALLVNNAGLMAVPEGRTKDGFETQFGVNHLGHFALTNLLLPHVTGRVVTISSGMHRTVNRIDFDNPNLEGRYTPYRAYGQSKLANLLFTLELQRRLDGAGSSVLATAAHPGYAATNLQGRTGKPLEDRFMGILNRIVAQSAAAGALPTVYAATQDVPGAAFAGPTGLFMNGAPGPSSRSAAAQDPEAARRLWELSEELTETSFPL encoded by the coding sequence ATGAGTGAAACCAACGTGAGCCTGCCCGACCTGACCGGAAGCACCGCCGTCATCACCGGTGCCAACAGCGGCCTGGGGCTGGAGACCGCCAAGGTCCTGGCCCGGCGCGGCGCTCGCGTGGTGCTGGCTGTCCGCGACACCGCCAAGGGGGAGGAGGCCGCCTGCGAGGTCGCGGGTGAGACCGAGGTCCGCCGCCTGGACCTGGCCGACCTGGCCTCGGTCCGTGAGTTCGCGGACGAGTGGAAGGGCGACCTCGCGCTCCTGGTCAACAACGCCGGTCTCATGGCCGTCCCGGAGGGCCGCACCAAGGACGGTTTCGAGACCCAGTTCGGCGTCAACCACCTGGGCCACTTCGCCCTCACCAACCTCCTCCTGCCACACGTCACCGGGCGGGTCGTCACCATCTCCTCGGGGATGCACCGAACGGTCAACCGCATCGACTTCGACAACCCGAACCTTGAGGGGCGCTACACCCCCTACCGGGCCTACGGGCAGTCCAAGCTGGCCAACCTGCTGTTCACCCTGGAGCTCCAGCGCAGACTGGACGGGGCCGGCTCGTCGGTACTGGCCACCGCCGCGCATCCGGGCTACGCGGCCACCAACCTCCAGGGCCGCACCGGCAAGCCCCTGGAGGACCGGTTCATGGGGATCCTCAACCGGATCGTCGCGCAGAGCGCCGCCGCCGGTGCCCTGCCCACCGTCTACGCCGCCACCCAGGACGTTCCCGGTGCCGCCTTCGCCGGGCCCACCGGGTTGTTCATGAACGGCGCCCCCGGCCCGTCCAGTCGGAGCGCGGCCGCCCAGGACCCCGAGGCGGCGCGGCGGCTGTGGGAGCTGTCCGAGGAACTGACCGAAACCTCGTTCCCGCTGTAG
- a CDS encoding TetR/AcrR family transcriptional regulator, whose product MAERPYHHGDLRSALLTSAERTLAERGPAALSLRELAREAGVSHAAPGRHFKDKQALLDALALSGFQRLQAALEQAGDTRKLDPAGTDGTNTEGYLLALARAYMGFALPNAALLDLMYARKHDSDISEQLAAAVGDLLAIVLNAIAEGQRAGEIVEGDPGAIAFTVASTLHGFASFSANNTVEDVDESLKAIVHFLMTGLGPR is encoded by the coding sequence ATGGCTGAACGTCCCTACCATCACGGAGACCTGCGCTCCGCCCTGCTGACCAGTGCTGAGCGCACACTCGCCGAGCGCGGCCCCGCGGCGCTCTCCCTGCGCGAACTCGCCCGGGAGGCGGGCGTCAGCCATGCGGCCCCCGGCCGCCACTTCAAGGACAAACAGGCCCTGCTCGACGCCCTGGCGCTCAGCGGGTTCCAACGCCTCCAGGCCGCTCTGGAACAGGCCGGAGACACCCGGAAGCTGGATCCCGCCGGGACGGACGGAACGAACACCGAGGGCTACCTCCTGGCCCTGGCCCGCGCCTACATGGGCTTCGCGCTGCCCAACGCCGCCCTGCTGGACCTGATGTACGCGCGCAAGCACGACAGCGACATCTCCGAGCAGCTCGCCGCCGCCGTCGGCGACCTGCTCGCCATCGTCCTGAACGCCATCGCCGAGGGCCAGCGCGCCGGGGAGATCGTCGAGGGCGATCCCGGGGCCATCGCCTTCACCGTGGCCTCGACCCTGCACGGCTTCGCGTCCTTCAGTGCCAACAACACCGTCGAGGACGTCGACGAGAGCCTGAAGGCCATCGTCCACTTCCTGATGACCGGCCTCGGCCCCCGCTGA
- the leuE gene encoding leucine efflux protein LeuE: MLGITDLPAYLAGLILIILLPGPNSLYVLSVAARSGTRTGYKAAAGVFTGDTVLMLLAAAGAATLLQTNPLLFAIVKYVGAAYLIWMAIGMLRSAYAMWTSRHQRAEDQRAADAETGPADRERPFRRALVVSLFNPKVILFLISFFVQFVDPAYAYPALSFLVLGFLLQFVSFLYLSVLIFSGTRLAAAFGRRRRLSAGATSAAGALFLGFAVKLSVSSA, encoded by the coding sequence ATGCTCGGTATCACTGACCTGCCGGCCTACCTGGCGGGGCTCATCCTGATCATCCTCCTGCCGGGGCCCAACTCGCTCTACGTGCTCTCCGTCGCCGCGCGCAGCGGTACCCGCACCGGGTACAAGGCGGCCGCGGGCGTGTTCACCGGCGACACGGTACTGATGCTGCTCGCGGCGGCCGGCGCGGCCACGCTCCTCCAGACCAACCCGTTGCTCTTCGCGATAGTGAAGTACGTGGGCGCCGCCTACCTGATCTGGATGGCGATCGGGATGCTGCGTTCCGCCTACGCCATGTGGACCTCCCGGCACCAGCGGGCCGAGGACCAGCGGGCCGCTGACGCGGAGACGGGCCCGGCCGACCGGGAACGGCCCTTCCGCAGGGCGCTCGTGGTGTCCCTGTTCAACCCGAAGGTGATCCTCTTCCTGATCTCCTTCTTCGTGCAGTTCGTCGATCCGGCCTACGCCTACCCGGCGCTGTCCTTCCTGGTCCTGGGCTTCCTGCTCCAGTTCGTCAGTTTCCTGTACCTGTCCGTGCTGATCTTCAGCGGGACCCGGCTGGCCGCGGCCTTCGGGCGGCGCAGGAGGCTCTCCGCGGGAGCCACCTCGGCGGCGGGCGCGCTGTTCCTGGGGTTTGCGGTGAAGCTGTCCGTCAGCAGCGCCTGA
- the fusA gene encoding elongation factor G, with product MATTQLNLAAVRNIGIMAHIDAGKTTTTTERILYYTGVSHKVGEVHDGTTAMDFLPEEREHGITITSAATTCVWTVDGVAHTVNLIDTPGHIDFTAEVERCLRVLDGAVAVFDGVAGVEPQSETVWRQADRYGVPRICFVNKLDRVGADFARCVDMIAERLGAVPLVLQLPIGAEAGFRGVVDLVRMRALVWPADTALGEDYEDVAVPEELVERARRWRERLLETLAERDTGLMDLYLRGIEPTQEQVHRAVLGLTLGADSGTDETVTPVLCGTAFKNKGVQPLLDAVVRYLPSPLDVMPAEGHLPGDPDTAVTRDTTDEAPTAALAFKIMSDPHLGRLTFLRVYSGRIGTGTTLLNTAKGHRERIGKIYRMHADKREEIASVGAGDIVAVMGLKRTTTGETLCDPAAPVILESMEFPAPVIQVSVEPRSRGDQDKLAAAIQRLAEEDPSFRVHTDAETGQTILGGMGELHLEILTHRMGREFGVAANVGRPRVAYRETLGRSAEVEYTHRKQTGGKGQFARVRIRVEPLPNPGNTDAGADLDFVNAVTGGRVPREFIPSVAEGCGQAMRLGVLAGYELTGVRVTLLDGAAHSEDSSELAFRTAAFQAFREAATQAAPVLLEPVMDVEVTTPEEHMGDVIGDLNARRGRVRSMVDRHGAKAVSALVPLAEMFGYVGDLRGRTSGRADYTMRFDSYAEVPKSVAAEVAARA from the coding sequence ATGGCCACCACCCAGCTGAACCTGGCCGCGGTCCGCAACATCGGGATCATGGCCCACATCGACGCGGGCAAGACCACCACCACCACCGAGCGCATCCTGTACTACACCGGCGTCTCCCACAAGGTCGGCGAGGTCCACGACGGCACCACCGCCATGGACTTCCTGCCCGAGGAGCGCGAACACGGCATCACCATCACCTCGGCCGCCACCACCTGCGTGTGGACGGTGGACGGGGTCGCGCACACGGTGAACCTCATCGACACCCCCGGGCACATCGACTTCACCGCCGAGGTGGAGCGCTGCCTGCGGGTGCTCGACGGCGCGGTCGCGGTGTTCGACGGCGTGGCCGGTGTGGAACCGCAGTCCGAGACGGTGTGGCGCCAGGCCGACCGGTACGGCGTGCCCCGGATCTGCTTCGTGAACAAGCTGGACCGGGTGGGCGCGGACTTCGCGCGCTGCGTGGACATGATCGCCGAACGCCTGGGCGCGGTGCCGCTGGTACTTCAGCTGCCGATCGGCGCCGAGGCGGGGTTCCGCGGTGTGGTCGACCTGGTCCGGATGCGGGCCCTGGTCTGGCCCGCCGACACCGCCCTGGGTGAGGACTACGAGGACGTGGCCGTACCCGAGGAACTGGTGGAGCGGGCCCGCCGGTGGCGCGAACGCCTGCTGGAGACCCTGGCCGAACGCGACACCGGGCTCATGGACCTGTATCTGCGGGGGATCGAACCCACGCAGGAGCAGGTCCACCGGGCCGTGCTCGGGCTCACGCTCGGCGCCGACAGCGGTACCGACGAGACGGTGACGCCGGTGCTGTGCGGAACCGCGTTCAAGAACAAGGGCGTGCAGCCCCTGCTCGACGCCGTGGTCCGCTACCTGCCGTCCCCGCTGGACGTCATGCCCGCCGAGGGTCACCTCCCGGGCGACCCCGACACCGCGGTCACCCGCGACACGACCGACGAGGCGCCGACCGCCGCGCTGGCCTTCAAGATCATGAGCGACCCCCACCTGGGCAGGCTCACGTTCCTTCGGGTCTACTCCGGGCGGATCGGTACCGGGACCACACTGCTCAACACCGCAAAGGGCCACAGGGAGAGGATCGGCAAGATCTACCGCATGCACGCCGACAAACGCGAGGAGATCGCGTCGGTGGGTGCCGGTGACATCGTCGCCGTCATGGGTCTGAAGCGGACCACCACCGGCGAGACCCTGTGCGATCCGGCGGCGCCCGTGATACTGGAGTCGATGGAGTTCCCGGCCCCGGTCATCCAGGTGTCCGTCGAACCGCGCTCGCGGGGCGACCAGGACAAACTCGCCGCCGCCATCCAGCGGTTGGCGGAGGAGGACCCCTCCTTCCGGGTGCACACCGACGCCGAGACCGGCCAGACCATCCTCGGCGGCATGGGTGAGCTGCACCTGGAGATCCTGACGCACCGGATGGGGCGTGAGTTCGGTGTGGCCGCGAACGTGGGCCGTCCGCGGGTCGCGTACCGGGAGACGCTCGGGCGTTCGGCCGAGGTCGAGTACACGCACAGGAAGCAGACCGGCGGCAAGGGACAGTTCGCCCGGGTGCGGATACGTGTGGAGCCCCTGCCGAACCCCGGAAACACGGACGCGGGCGCGGACCTCGATTTCGTGAACGCGGTGACCGGCGGCCGGGTGCCGCGCGAGTTCATTCCGTCCGTGGCCGAGGGCTGCGGGCAGGCGATGCGGCTCGGCGTCCTGGCCGGATACGAGCTGACCGGTGTGCGGGTGACGTTGCTGGACGGGGCGGCCCACTCCGAGGACTCCTCGGAGCTGGCCTTCCGGACGGCCGCGTTCCAGGCGTTCCGGGAGGCGGCCACGCAGGCGGCACCGGTCCTGTTGGAGCCGGTGATGGACGTGGAGGTGACCACACCCGAGGAGCACATGGGTGACGTGATCGGCGACCTGAACGCCCGGCGCGGCCGGGTCCGTTCGATGGTGGATCGACACGGCGCAAAGGCGGTGTCGGCGCTGGTGCCGTTGGCGGAGATGTTCGGCTACGTGGGTGATCTGCGCGGCCGCACGTCCGGCCGGGCTGACTACACAATGCGGTTCGACTCCTACGCCGAGGTGCCGAAGTCGGTCGCGGCGGAGGTCGCCGCCAGGGCTTAG
- a CDS encoding M56 family metallopeptidase, with product MTWSVAALAAVVLWSAAGARALRAFQLRAGATARAMLALWTLATVTWLLACAVLLATLATRVMGPGVKAFVAACVDLFQAVHQNGAASGVAAAGLLGTAGLARLSWTAVRRRRTRRAQAREHGRALAAGGHRRTLHLDRVWLVEHPEPAAYCMPGRGLGIVVTRGALDRLTGPELRAVLAHERAHLRGHHHLLVTWTRLLDTAFPGVPLLRAAAREVPELVEWAADDRAAREAGPHALAHALGIMAASGARGPDPALSAAGACPVRRVRRQVQPPGPPAGWAAHAGAALVVVLPLALAVLATALNVVVPYCECVG from the coding sequence GTGACCTGGTCGGTGGCGGCGCTGGCCGCCGTGGTGCTGTGGAGTGCGGCCGGGGCCCGGGCGCTGCGCGCCTTCCAGCTGCGCGCGGGCGCCACCGCCCGGGCGATGCTCGCACTGTGGACGCTGGCCACCGTGACGTGGTTGCTGGCCTGCGCCGTCCTGCTCGCCACCCTGGCCACCCGGGTGATGGGCCCCGGGGTGAAGGCGTTCGTCGCCGCCTGCGTCGACCTCTTCCAGGCCGTCCACCAGAACGGGGCCGCGAGCGGGGTAGCGGCGGCCGGGCTCCTCGGCACCGCCGGGCTGGCCCGGCTCTCCTGGACGGCGGTCCGCCGCCGCCGGACGCGCCGGGCCCAGGCCCGGGAGCACGGTCGGGCGCTCGCGGCCGGCGGACACCGTCGCACCCTGCACCTGGACCGGGTCTGGTTGGTGGAGCACCCCGAACCCGCCGCCTACTGCATGCCGGGCCGGGGCCTGGGCATCGTCGTGACCAGGGGCGCCCTCGACCGGTTGACCGGCCCCGAACTACGCGCGGTGCTCGCCCACGAGCGGGCTCACCTGCGCGGACACCACCACCTCCTGGTCACCTGGACACGGCTGCTCGACACCGCCTTCCCCGGGGTTCCGCTGCTGCGCGCCGCGGCCCGGGAGGTCCCCGAGCTCGTGGAGTGGGCGGCCGACGACCGCGCGGCGCGCGAGGCCGGACCGCACGCGCTGGCCCACGCTCTGGGGATCATGGCGGCTTCGGGCGCGCGCGGCCCCGACCCGGCCCTGTCGGCGGCGGGCGCCTGCCCGGTGCGCCGGGTGCGCCGCCAGGTCCAGCCGCCGGGACCTCCGGCGGGCTGGGCCGCCCACGCCGGGGCCGCGCTGGTCGTGGTGCTGCCCCTGGCCCTGGCCGTGCTCGCGACCGCGCTCAACGTGGTCGTCCCGTACTGCGAGTGCGTGGGCTGA
- a CDS encoding BlaI/MecI/CopY family transcriptional regulator — translation MSNTVPGLGSLESAVMAVLWEAGRPLSVREVVEALADREPAYTTISTVLENLRRKDWVDRERTGRLWFYRALRDRASHAADRMHGALDDSGDPQVALLRFVDRMDPQNLDVLRELLADIPRREDP, via the coding sequence ATGAGTAACACGGTTCCGGGACTCGGGTCACTGGAGTCCGCGGTGATGGCGGTCCTGTGGGAGGCCGGACGGCCGCTGAGCGTGCGTGAGGTGGTCGAGGCGCTCGCCGACCGCGAACCCGCCTACACCACTATCTCCACGGTCCTGGAGAACCTGCGCCGCAAGGACTGGGTCGACCGAGAGCGGACCGGCCGCCTGTGGTTCTACCGTGCTCTGCGCGACCGGGCCTCGCACGCCGCCGACCGCATGCACGGCGCCCTCGACGACAGCGGTGACCCCCAGGTGGCGCTGTTGCGCTTCGTCGACCGGATGGACCCGCAGAACCTCGACGTCCTGCGCGAACTGCTCGCCGACATCCCCCGGCGCGAGGACCCGTGA
- a CDS encoding pyrroloquinoline quinone biosynthesis protein, with product MAGLLLLTACGLGPYPTGPTDAEPRNDPAAPPPTTLGALPYPLEGPALWTAPFSAEPKAAGASFVGVAQERTGGPIRFLGVDREGVTRWAAERDPSCTGFTVARPGTEDDGSEFVVLLDRVADPDAGVFAAVTTASAHDPDTGERLWGPTEVPGTLVGPGLVFAALPGSVMSDETGPKAALSALTGEVAADERDGGTVLHEHHGALLLHRDGALRAVGPEDEDLWTHTGLEVPAELGNEPVAVGYGPRPASDSSAAVVLEWTEQGTAEEAAEADPLLYTVHDLRSGERLLTLDPDHQPRLLGDSQGRTVVLGVPAGEGEPALFGLSASDPGPVWELPALPGERLSGLVGDTLYTRVSEGEPGRAIEADTGQVAADPVTGRAPVAALPGGPAILRAPDSDAEAGTRTDTRTDADTPFAALPVS from the coding sequence TTGGCCGGGCTCCTGCTGCTCACCGCGTGCGGCCTCGGCCCGTACCCGACCGGGCCCACCGACGCCGAGCCGAGGAACGACCCGGCCGCGCCCCCGCCCACCACCCTCGGCGCCCTCCCGTACCCCCTGGAGGGTCCGGCCCTGTGGACGGCACCCTTCTCCGCCGAACCCAAGGCGGCGGGCGCCTCCTTCGTGGGGGTGGCCCAGGAGAGGACGGGCGGGCCGATCCGCTTCCTCGGCGTGGACCGCGAGGGGGTCACCCGCTGGGCCGCCGAACGGGACCCGAGCTGCACCGGGTTCACCGTCGCGCGGCCGGGGACCGAGGATGACGGATCCGAGTTCGTGGTGCTCTTGGACCGGGTGGCCGACCCCGACGCGGGAGTGTTCGCGGCCGTGACCACCGCCTCCGCACACGACCCGGACACCGGGGAACGGTTGTGGGGGCCCACGGAGGTGCCCGGAACCCTGGTCGGCCCCGGACTGGTGTTCGCCGCACTGCCCGGAAGCGTGATGAGCGACGAGACCGGACCGAAGGCGGCGCTCTCCGCGCTCACCGGGGAGGTGGCCGCGGACGAACGGGACGGGGGCACGGTCCTGCACGAACACCACGGCGCCCTGCTCCTGCACCGCGACGGTGCCCTGCGCGCGGTCGGCCCCGAGGACGAGGACCTGTGGACCCACACCGGCCTGGAGGTCCCGGCCGAGCTGGGGAACGAACCGGTGGCGGTCGGCTACGGGCCCAGGCCCGCCAGCGACTCCAGCGCCGCCGTGGTCCTGGAGTGGACGGAACAGGGCACGGCAGAAGAGGCCGCTGAGGCGGACCCGTTGCTGTACACCGTGCATGACCTGCGCAGCGGCGAGCGCCTGCTGACTCTCGACCCGGACCACCAGCCCCGTCTCCTCGGCGACAGCCAAGGACGAACAGTGGTCCTCGGGGTCCCCGCGGGGGAGGGCGAGCCCGCGCTGTTCGGCCTGTCCGCATCGGATCCCGGACCGGTCTGGGAGCTCCCCGCGCTGCCGGGCGAACGCCTCAGCGGTCTGGTCGGCGACACGTTGTACACCCGGGTCTCGGAGGGGGAGCCGGGCCGGGCGATCGAAGCGGACACCGGGCAGGTCGCCGCCGATCCCGTCACGGGGCGGGCTCCGGTGGCCGCCCTCCCCGGCGGCCCCGCGATCCTCCGGGCGCCCGACAGCGACGCCGAGGCCGGTACCCGCACCGACACCCGCACCGACGCGGACACCCCCTTCGCCGCACTGCCCGTCAGCTGA
- a CDS encoding cytochrome c biogenesis CcdA family protein gives MDIGFVAALLGGLLALLSPCSALLLPSFFAYAFRDTGRLLLRTVVFYAGLCLTLVPLGAGSAMVSVLFHGHRDTLIAVAGGLIIAFGIAQILGLGFTWGVLAKAQSRFAGGKGNLSVLGLGAVYGLAGFCSGPILGAVLTVAATGTPGRGMLLMAAYGLGMVLPMFFLALLWDHYDLGRRRWLRGRTVQMGPLRTHTTALLSGGLFVGIGVLFVAFDGTASMTSLPGAGWMDDAAYRAQGVLSQLGSGTDLVALVALAAAVTAVVAGTLLARRRDRAQESEEQEERAADRAE, from the coding sequence GTGGACATCGGGTTCGTCGCCGCGCTGCTCGGCGGGCTGCTGGCCCTGCTCAGCCCGTGCAGCGCCCTGCTGCTGCCGTCGTTCTTCGCCTACGCCTTCCGCGACACCGGGCGGCTCCTGCTGCGCACCGTGGTCTTCTACGCCGGGCTCTGCCTGACCCTGGTGCCGCTCGGCGCGGGTTCGGCGATGGTGAGCGTGCTCTTCCACGGCCACCGCGACACGCTCATCGCGGTGGCGGGCGGCCTGATCATCGCCTTCGGCATCGCCCAGATCCTCGGCCTCGGCTTCACCTGGGGCGTCCTGGCCAAGGCACAGAGCCGGTTCGCGGGCGGCAAAGGCAACCTGTCCGTCCTGGGGCTGGGCGCCGTCTACGGCCTCGCCGGGTTCTGTTCCGGGCCGATCCTCGGTGCGGTGCTCACCGTCGCCGCGACCGGCACCCCCGGCCGGGGCATGCTCCTGATGGCCGCCTACGGGCTGGGCATGGTGCTGCCGATGTTCTTCCTGGCCCTGCTCTGGGACCACTACGACCTGGGCAGGCGCCGCTGGCTGCGCGGCCGGACCGTGCAGATGGGTCCGCTGCGCACGCACACCACGGCACTGCTGTCCGGCGGGCTGTTCGTGGGGATCGGTGTGCTGTTCGTGGCCTTCGACGGCACCGCCTCGATGACCTCGCTCCCCGGCGCGGGCTGGATGGACGACGCCGCCTACCGGGCCCAGGGCGTGCTCTCCCAGCTGGGGAGCGGTACCGACCTGGTCGCTCTGGTGGCGCTGGCCGCGGCGGTCACCGCGGTGGTGGCCGGAACCCTCCTGGCTCGCCGCCGCGACCGCGCCCAGGAGAGCGAGGAGCAGGAGGAACGGGCGGCGGACCGTGCCGAGTAG
- a CDS encoding DsbA family protein, producing the protein MPKDARSDGDARGAKGAKDAKGAKGKGSGGSAKPKDAKRGGVSPLLIGGAVVVALVVAVVVGLRLEGGEQGQDGESPDTASVVDHIDAEQREWGQALARRTADDPMALGSADAPVVLVAYSDFACPYCATWAQETQPELVERYVDSGELRIEWREFPYLGELSQTLSVGAVAAGEQDAFWEYQEAVFDRQDELKSASDPAGLLDEIVEELGLDAEKFQEDLEAERSGIAVGHDFVEGQQIGVSATPAFVINGDPVMGAQPLDVFVRSVDTALATAGE; encoded by the coding sequence ATGCCGAAGGACGCCAGGAGCGACGGGGACGCCAGAGGCGCCAAGGGTGCCAAGGACGCGAAAGGCGCGAAGGGCAAGGGCTCCGGGGGCTCGGCCAAGCCGAAGGACGCCAAGCGAGGGGGCGTCTCGCCGCTGCTGATCGGCGGGGCGGTCGTCGTGGCACTGGTGGTCGCGGTGGTCGTGGGGCTGCGCCTGGAGGGCGGTGAGCAGGGGCAGGACGGGGAGTCGCCGGACACGGCATCGGTGGTCGACCACATCGACGCGGAGCAGCGCGAGTGGGGTCAGGCCCTGGCACGGCGCACCGCGGACGACCCGATGGCCCTGGGCAGCGCCGACGCCCCCGTGGTGCTGGTCGCCTACTCCGACTTCGCCTGCCCCTACTGCGCGACCTGGGCCCAGGAGACCCAGCCCGAGCTGGTCGAGCGCTACGTGGACTCGGGCGAGCTGCGGATCGAGTGGCGGGAGTTCCCCTACCTGGGCGAACTCTCCCAGACGCTGTCCGTCGGGGCGGTCGCCGCCGGTGAGCAGGACGCGTTCTGGGAGTACCAGGAGGCCGTCTTCGACCGGCAGGACGAGCTCAAGTCCGCTTCGGACCCGGCGGGGCTCCTCGACGAGATCGTCGAGGAGCTCGGGCTCGACGCCGAGAAGTTCCAGGAGGATCTGGAGGCCGAGCGGAGCGGGATCGCGGTCGGCCACGACTTCGTCGAGGGCCAGCAGATCGGAGTGAGCGCCACCCCCGCCTTCGTCATCAACGGCGACCCCGTCATGGGCGCGCAGCCCCTGGACGTGTTCGTCCGAAGCGTCGACACCGCCCTCGCCACGGCCGGGGAGTGA
- the fdhA gene encoding formaldehyde dehydrogenase, glutathione-independent: MSGNRGVLYQGRGEVEVADISYPEFVLRDGPGVNPANVGREVPHGAILKVVATNICGSDQHMVRGRTTAPEGLVLGHEITGEVVEKGPGVEFIEVGDLVSVPFNIACGRCVNCKARRTEICLNVNPDRPGSAYGYVDMGGWVGGQAQFVLVPYADWNLLKFPDREQALEKILDLTMLSDIFPTGYHGCVTAGVGVGSSVYVAGAGPVGLAAAASAQLLGAAVVIVGDLNDERLAQARGFGCETINISAGDPGDQIEELLGTPAVDCAVDAVGFEAHGTGDKASEEAPASVLNTAMDVTKAGGSIGIPGLYVTGDPGAADDAAKEGSLSIRFGLGWSKSHAFFTGQCPVMKYHRQLMEAILNDRVQIAKAVNAVAIPLEDAPEGYQSFDKGAASKYVLDPNGYLSTG, from the coding sequence ATGAGCGGCAACAGAGGTGTGCTCTACCAGGGCCGCGGCGAGGTCGAGGTCGCGGACATCAGCTATCCGGAGTTCGTACTGCGGGACGGGCCCGGGGTCAACCCGGCGAACGTGGGGCGCGAGGTCCCGCACGGCGCGATCCTGAAGGTCGTCGCCACCAACATCTGCGGCAGTGACCAGCACATGGTCCGGGGCCGCACCACCGCACCCGAGGGCCTGGTGCTGGGGCACGAGATCACCGGAGAGGTGGTCGAGAAGGGCCCCGGCGTCGAGTTCATCGAGGTCGGCGACCTGGTCTCGGTCCCGTTCAACATCGCCTGCGGACGCTGTGTGAACTGCAAGGCCCGGCGGACGGAGATCTGCCTCAACGTCAACCCCGACCGCCCCGGATCGGCCTACGGCTACGTGGACATGGGTGGTTGGGTCGGCGGACAGGCCCAGTTCGTGCTGGTGCCCTACGCGGACTGGAACCTGCTGAAGTTCCCCGACCGCGAGCAGGCACTGGAGAAGATCCTCGACCTCACGATGCTCTCGGACATCTTCCCGACCGGCTACCACGGCTGCGTCACCGCCGGCGTGGGCGTGGGTTCGAGCGTCTACGTGGCGGGAGCCGGGCCCGTGGGTCTGGCGGCCGCGGCCTCGGCCCAGCTGCTCGGCGCCGCGGTGGTGATCGTCGGCGACCTCAACGACGAGCGCCTGGCCCAGGCGCGCGGGTTCGGCTGCGAGACGATCAACATCTCCGCGGGCGACCCCGGCGACCAGATCGAGGAGCTGCTCGGCACGCCCGCCGTGGACTGCGCGGTGGACGCGGTCGGCTTCGAGGCGCACGGAACCGGTGACAAGGCTTCGGAGGAGGCCCCCGCCAGTGTCCTGAACACGGCGATGGACGTCACCAAGGCAGGCGGTTCCATCGGCATCCCCGGCCTGTACGTGACGGGCGATCCGGGGGCCGCGGACGACGCGGCCAAGGAGGGTTCGCTGTCGATCCGGTTCGGGCTCGGCTGGTCGAAGTCGCACGCCTTCTTCACCGGGCAGTGCCCGGTGATGAAGTACCACCGCCAGCTGATGGAAGCGATCCTCAACGACCGCGTCCAGATCGCCAAGGCGGTGAACGCCGTCGCCATCCCGTTGGAGGACGCACCCGAGGGCTACCAGTCCTTCGACAAGGGTGCGGCCAGCAAGTACGTGCTCGACCCGAACGGCTACCTGTCCACCGGCTGA
- a CDS encoding DUF1918 domain-containing protein — translation MRATVGDHLHTHGVTSSKGEHEAEIIDVLGADDNPPYMVRFADGEERVIYPGPKTVVLPRTPSD, via the coding sequence ATGCGAGCGACCGTCGGGGACCACCTGCACACGCACGGGGTCACCAGTTCCAAGGGCGAGCACGAAGCCGAGATCATCGACGTCCTCGGAGCCGACGACAACCCGCCTTATATGGTCCGCTTCGCCGACGGCGAGGAGAGGGTCATCTACCCGGGGCCCAAGACCGTGGTGCTTCCCAGGACGCCGAGCGACTGA